From Methylococcus capsulatus:
GCCGATCAGCTTCGATCTGCTGGGTCACTGCGCCGACCGCTACGGCGTCTCGTTGACCGCGGCAGCTCTGCGCTGGACCGAGATCGCGCCCAAGCGGGCAGTGCTGGTCGCCAGCCGCGACGACCACATGCTGTGGGCCAAGTCGAACAAGGCGGCGCTCAGGTCTGGCGCCTACTTCGCGACCCGCAGGAACACCATCGAGCTGCCGCACGATGCTCTGGCGCACAGCTACAACGCCTTTGACATGGCCGACAGCCGGACGGGGCGTGCCCAGTCCTGGTTTGCCCGTGAACCTGCCACCATGCCGATCACCGAAATGACCCGCGTCGCTGCCCAATACGACTACACATTGACCCTGCTGGTGCTGCCCGAGGCCGAATGGCAGGGCGCGCGCCAGGACGACGAGGAGCCGGAGGAAGACACCTACGATCGTTTCATTCGCAACGGCCAGTATCCGGTGCGGTAGCCCATGGCGGATCGATCGTGAGCGCCCACAAGTGGCAATTCACCTCCCGTTTTCGCCGTCATGCGTTCGGCTGGCGATCCGACACGCCGGTGCAGCGGATCAAGGAAGCCATCGCGGAGATCAAGCAGGTCGCACGCAAGGAGCCTGTTCTCGCAGCTGAGGGCGCCATCACCCTGCTGGAAAAGCTCTCGCCAGCCCTGGAGCAAGTGGACAGCTCATCGGGCGCCCTGGGTTCGGCCGTCA
This genomic window contains:
- a CDS encoding ImmA/IrrE family metallo-endopeptidase yields the protein MTEAKKPMAEANRISAMLNTVLGADRFPVKVDELALEYSRQCFADSPIDKIRGEDLDGFDGLLAANKTRSKWLILYNSATPSEGRKRFTIAHEFGHYILHRHQQDRFECGDDDIETGDNDERDIEAEADLFASTLLMPLDDFRRQVDGQPISFDLLGHCADRYGVSLTAAALRWTEIAPKRAVLVASRDDHMLWAKSNKAALRSGAYFATRRNTIELPHDALAHSYNAFDMADSRTGRAQSWFAREPATMPITEMTRVAAQYDYTLTLLVLPEAEWQGARQDDEEPEEDTYDRFIRNGQYPVR